TACCAACGGGAATGTATCCCTCCATGCCTCCAACCGGACCACCCCCAGGACCCCCcggaccctttcctcctcctggacCATCATGTCCCCCACCTGGTGTTCCTTATCCAGCCCCTGCTGTGCCAGGCCCTGGCCCCACAGGGCCATATGCTACGCCAAATATGCCTATGCCAGAGCTGCCTAGGCCATATGGTGCACCCACAGATCCAGCTGCAGCTGGTTCTTTAGGTCCATGGGGATCCATCTCTTCTGGACCTTGGGCACCAGGAATTGCAGGGCAGCATCCTAATATGCCGTATCGATCTCCAGGGCCATATCCCACTGTTCCTCCTCCAGTGTCAGGAGCACCGCCTGTTCCGTGGGGCACTGTGCCACCGGGAGCCTGGGGACCACCAGCACCATATCCTGGCCCTGCAGGATCATACCCCACGCCAGGACCCCATCCTTCTCTGAACAATCCTTACCAagtgccttcaggacctgctgGTGCTCCACCCATGCCTGGTGGCCCCCACGTAAGTGTTCAACTTTATTGCCTGTGTAGTCAGAGTCAAATTGGCACAATTGAAGGTCATTGGGAAATTAGAGACCTTCTAATACAACACTTAATAACATGGTTGTGAAAATGTAAACTGAGTAAATGTGAGGACTTGAGGTTGAGGGGCAGCATTTCAGTGGGCAGTCGAATTCTTCTAAGAATAGAAAGGGAAGAGCCTAAAGACATTGCACTGTGATGAACAGTGTTCCTCAGCATCCTTAGGTGACTAAGGGCCGAGTCGTGGGCTGGTTTACAAGTCCTGGTGTCCTTTTACTGCATCATGCCGAAGTGCACCTTAAGGAGAAGCTCGTTGTCCGTGTTGTTGGAGAGGACATGGGCACACATTGCCCATCTCACATGGTTCTCCCTGGTAAGAGCCTGCCACTGTTGTAAAGCAGTCTGTTACCTCCCATCCCACCAGGTAGCTAAGCAAATCTCCACATTGGTAATGAAATACCTGTCTTAGCAGTGAAgacaaacattcttttttttgggggggtgggggggagggtttattcagcttacattcccacattgatgttcatcactaaaggaagtctgAAGACAAGCATTCTTACTGAAATGACCTCCGaatctttttttggtttttcagacagggtttctctgtgtagccctggatgtcctggaactcactttgtagaccaggctggccttgaactcagaaattctcctgcctctgcctcccgagtgctaggattaaaggcatgcgccaccaggtCCGGTGCCCAAAATTTTATTAGTACAATTTCTTGATATGTACATGTTCTTCCctcaaaaaaaattcttttgcaaAGTGTGCCACAGTAAATAACCTGACTTGCTGTTTGCATTTATTATATGGTAAGTTTATTTTAAGCCACCGAAAAGAATCAATAGCTGCAcgtattgattatatatatatgtgggcGGTATGgcggtccttgtgctcacagatgaGCTCTAGtggaaccaggaatgttaaacacacagggttgTCTCCTCTAAGGAGGAGATGTATGGCCTGTTTTCCTCCCAGAAGACTGGGAGGAGATGTGGTTAATTACCTGGTGACCATTGCGCTGTCTGTGTGGCCAAGACCACACTGGACCCTCCTCCAGACACTTACAGTGAACTTGCCAATCTGTAGAATtcatctttatggaagatgtcaTGTGTACTTAACTGAGTTTCAATGTAGTTATGTCCTTAGGTTTATTGTGCTCATAGGATTGAGTTATTTATTGTTAGGAAAAATttcaccaaattgtgctgtgcttaaatatgcctaaaataaattaCTCAGGGTCAGACTCTCAAAGTTTGACCCAAGACTGACTGCTAAGtcatcctgcttcctgcccttctACCTCCATGTATTCTtaatgctgctgctgccgctAACATGGCAGCTCTTAGAATCAGTGGCTTACTTCATCAGTTACTGATCCTTTCTGCCTCATCACCTACTGGAATTGCCGGTCAACAAAATAATGGTATAGAAATCTATGCATGACATTTTCCATaatctatattttcttatttataagaaATTAGACTTAATGATGGGAAAGACACATCTTAAACAACTTAGTGGTAAAAGCCTACAGAAATCATGGTACTGCtaaataaaatggactttctATAATAGGCAGGTAATATTAGCATGTTACTCATTATCTTAAAGATCCTCTTTTAAGATTTTGAACAGTCTAAACTCACCATAATCAATCAGCTTGTAttagatgtttctcagccattgaatattttaattgattCTGCATGTTGTGCTCAAAATGATTCTCTTAGAAACTTAAGACTTAAACCCATCCTGCTACTGTTACAATTATTTATCTCCCTTTAGATGTCTATAGGACAACAAActcaacactttttaaaaacgtATTCATGCTCATTCTAATTTGCCAGACCTATTAACATCTGCTAGTGCTCAGCCAATGTGCTAGCCACCTCCTTGTCCCTAATACTTTCTTTTCAGGTCATTCAAAGCTCGAATAAGcgtcatcaaaataaaaatctttatagGGACAATTTTGTACCTCTTGAGCAAGCTCAACAGAGCATTGGAAGCTGCCTTGTTCTTCTGTCACACTCTGCCGCCCACTAATGGAATCTAATCTTTGTCATACCTCAGAATTAGTGCATACTTTTACAATATGTTGATACTCTTTCTATCATAATTGTTGTTTCTGCTCACAGGGGCAAAACAACCTTGGATGccattcatttattatataccTTTTCCCTCTCTAGGACTCTCATTATAATTAAAACCTGATAATAGTCCTGCTTATATTAGTATATATGTTAAGAATTTTGGAGTTTATAGAATATTAATCATTTACAAGAATCCCTTACAATCCACAGGGTCAACAccatcaaatatttaaatggcAAATGGGTATAAACCCATAAAATAGCCATGctaatttgaaaattttcattttaaaggatgATGCTTCTACTGCATTTCCAAAGCATTTTGCCCTAAAGGACATACAGCCTAACGTGTATGTTAAGTGAAAGATCTAGAAAGTAATCATTAGAAAGGGCTGATGTTCACCTAACATCAGGGCGAGGTTATGCTTGTGTCTTTCTAGAAAGTGAACGAAGTCCCAGGTGGCTCCCTTTCTGATGAATCTGACCAGGAGAGCTCCCCAGGGTCCACTGGACAGAGGAAGCTTCTGAAGGTAGATGACAAACCCATCAGGAAAAGACGTCCCAAGAGGAAGAGTAAGCCAGTGACTTGGGGAGACATCAAGAACTTAACTTACCAAGCAGAGACCTTGGGGAAACAACAAGGATATAATACTAATGACCCAAAAATGATGCTGTTGTGTTTAATAACTATATTACATGTTAATTCTCAGCATGACCATTCAGATCCCAATTGACTTGTTGGAGAGATAAAGGTACACCTGTAATAAATAGTGTAATGTTCTACCAtgctaaggattttttttaatcctttgggACCAGTTGTTTGGACAAAGGATGGTATGCAAATATTTCATTGCACATTTTGGTGGGACTTATCTAATTGATCAGTTCACATGCAGTAATAACAGTTTTTAACATAACTAAATACTCTTTTAAAGCTCTGATAGTGGGAATTAGAGTTACATAAAGattaaaagaagaatttttttgtATTGCTTACTAAAGTTGCTATTATTGTACCTACAGTGGAACAACCTGTTGCCAGTGGTTTAGAAAATAACCTCTGGCTTCATGTGCTACATGGCGTCAACAACAGCAATCTATATTCTACTATCGGTATTACAAGAGACACCAATCTATTCCTAAGTTCTTTTTGtcttaagacttatttattatgtattcagtgttttgcttgcatgtgtgcctaAAAGTCAGAAacgggcatcagatcccattacagatggttgtgtgtcaccatgtgggtgctgggaattgaactcaggacctctggaagagcagccactgctcttaatgtctgagccatctctccagcccctattcctGGACTCTTGTCAATGGTATTCTGGTATGTGGTGCTTTAATGTGCCAGGCTTTTCTCATACTATCTATGGTCAAATTAATGATATGGATAAAGAGAGAAAATCTTGCAGGTACCTTTGAGTGGCGTGGCCATTAAGAtcactttcctctttctttggtcCTCTGTAAGCTATTTTATAATTCTGCTATGCTTGCCTGCATTAGACTAGCAGTGTGGACAGTGCATTCAACCTTGGCCACAATTTTctccttaaaaagtaaaaaatcgGGGAGCTATGAGAGCACTAGtagaaccaggaatgttaaacacacagggttgTCTCCTCTAAGGAAGAGATGTATGACCTGCTTTCCTCCCAGAAGACTGGGAGCAGGTGTGATTAATAACCTGGTGACCTTTGTGCTGTCTGTGTGGCCAAGACCACACTGAACTCTTCCCCCAGACACTTACAGTGAACTTGTCAATCTGTAGACTTCACCTTTATGGAAAATGTCATGTGTATTTTTACAAAGTGTTTTTATGTAGTCCTGTCTTAAGCGTCATTGTGCATGTGGGACGGAGTTATTTATTGCCAGGAAATttttcaccaaattgtgctgtgcttaaatatgcctaaactATTTAGAGTCAGACTCTGAAACCAGCTTCCAAGTCATGTTGAAGTGAGCTGCCTTGCCTCTTGCAGATTGCCACTTGTCACTTCTGCATGGGGCAAACAAGCCATGTGGACTGGATGAGCCACTCacagaaacaaacatgttttTCTATAGAGGCATGTGATTAACAGCAGCTGAAGTAAACGTATCCTATGGGCTATGCCTGGGAGGGGCAtaaaagcacattccaagaacagtgaagaaatttgaagaaattgAGGTCACAGGACTtggtttcttggagttttctcataaGCACTCAGAAGTCTCACGTGATTCCATTCTTGCACCCTGGTCTAATATCTTCCCTGttgtggttttttattttttttaaacccaagaTATCCagaatagttttgttttgaggtgtTGATAAATCTAATTACCATTTGATGCATGTGTATACTATAAGTAAACAAATGATCAATGCAATAACCTTAGAACAGTGAAAGCATTGTGTGTGATACACTTCCACTAAGATCAGGGATCCAAACTATGTCCAGAACTCTCAATGTCTAGTGTGTTGGAGTCCCTGGATAGGGTCACAGTGGTCAGGACAGGATGCAGAGTAACCGTGAACCACTGCATACTTTATTGAATGTTCTAGAATCTTTTATAGGCAAGCAGAATAAAGATTTCTTGAAGCTTCTAATTCTTAACCGCTTCTGTTTCTCAAGCTGTAGGTAATGTAGGTTCAAGGTGACCCAAACCTCTTTGCAGATTGAGAAGTCTATCAGCAGTCCTACTCTTTTAAGTGTTGCTTAGTTTAATTAAAACGAAAGATTTTTCTCATGAGAACATTGTGAACTTCCTCAGGCAAGCCGCTTACTTGGCAGACATCAGGATTCTCCACTGAGAAAGTATGTATGCTTTCTCAGAGTCCCAGCGTGCTGGGGTTCAGATATCCTTAGTTCACCTAACAGGCTGTAGCACTCACCTCATTCTATTTctctacaatttttattttttaatttaacttctaAATGTTTTTGCCATAATGTACGTGTTTGTGAAGTGTGTTTACAAAAGCAACACTTGTAAATAGCCAATCCaaaaatgctaattaaaacaGTGCTAATAAGTAAAGCAACGCTATCTCCCCCGACCTCATGAGTCACGCTGTATTAGAGTTTTAGGATCTGTGCCAGTTCATCAGCTAGTATTTGAGCAGTATCAGATACGTCATCAGATGAAAATTGTTTTTTGAATGTGTCCAGCACGTGGTATTGTAACTGTTCAATATCCTTTCTAATAGTAGAATTTCCTTTCAAAAATTGTTGGATCTTTTCCAATCTTGACGGCTGGCATTATATTGAAAATTCGTAACCCAAAATGTAGTAGAATTCCATTCACAATTTAACTGCAGCTGTTGTTGCACACTCAGATATTTTTGACCTAACCAAGATACAGATTGCTTTAATGCATCTACTTCTGTCTGCAATCTTGTGTTGATGTCCCTCTGGTAAACCCATAATTCATGAGAGTACTTATGTTTAGTTTGGGAAGAAGTATGCAGAGCCACCCCAGCTTCTGCTGAGGCTATGGACTGGGCAAATAAGGCTTAAAATTCCAGCAACAACAACTCCTAACATaggctttgttctttttctatctcttcatGAGCTGTTATTAATCCACATGGTTTAAATACTTCTGGTAAAACTTGCAAAACATTTTGAACTCTGCCATGCTAAGTCCTGCAAAAAGAATATCCATATAAtgagaaatatataaatgagGATTATCTACATAAATCTGACACATGGTAGGGGAATATAACATTCCTTGTAGGAGTTCTTTCCATTGGTATCTTTAGTGTGGCCCCCTATTTACATAATGTATTGAAAAAGCAAAACCTTTCAATGAACAGgagtggttaaaaacaaaaaacaatcttgCCAATCAATTAGAATTTATAGGCCAAGAAGAAGGCAACTATAGTAGATGGTTCTATAGTATATAGAAGTAGAAGTAGATGGCTGAAGAGCCCTGGTTGCAAGGTTCCCGTGGGATACATAGTAGAATTAACTCCCCTTCAGTCATTTCCCAGACTTCTTACTCACAAAAATAGGGGGATTCCATGGAGATGTAGATGGTTTGATTTGCCCTTTTTGAAGTTGCTCCTCAACCAAAGGTTGTGCAGCATCCAATTTCTGCTTTGTTAAGGACATTGTTCAGTCCAGAGGGGATATGTTTTTCCcatagaatttttaaagactctGCCTATAGAGCATTAAATGTTAAATGAGCACCCCATTGCTCCAAGACATCTCTTGCAAAAATACTAACAGGTACTTGTAAtaagaaaggttttaaaaaatagcagTTTGCCCATCTTCAGTAATCAAAAGCATGAACTAAACACTTTAATAGAGATTAGAGGTTGAGAACCAATAGCTTTTATTTCACAAGGTAATTGTTGTACAGGCCAACTTAAAGGCCAGTCTTTTTCTGTAATCATAGTAATATCAGACCCTGTATCTATCAGACcaataaaagatttattattaatagAAATGTTTATTTGTGGCTGTTGTTTGCCTTTATTCATAGTCCAAAAGACATTTGCCTGATTAGTACTTCCAAAACCCAATATCATCATATTCTGATGACAAATTGCATCAAGACTATCCAATGGGTATATAAGGTAATAGCAATAGTTGAGCTATCTGATCTCCTTTCTTAAATTTGATAATCAATTAATGTAGATATCATTTGAAGTCTTATTAGCATTGGTGTGTAGTAGGTGTTCTCCGGGTTTTCTAAAGAGGTGATTGTTAGGTGAGGGTAATATAATAAATACAGCAAGGATCAAACCCATGTAATTGTTGACATTAGGTCTTCCCCTGATTTAGTAATTGAGCAAGAAGGATAAGGTGAGCAGTTAGCATTTTATGGCCTTGGTGGTATAAGTGAATTGATTCCAAAGGTTTATCTTGTGCTATATAATACCCGGAGCCAACAGTTCAGTGGGGAAAATAAGTTTAAAGGTAGTGAAAGCTCCACACTATACACAAATGTTTTTTTAGTCTGGAATCAGATTTCTGCAGTTCTTCCTTTGCCTCTCAATAGGTGAGCACTGTCCAGTGCCATCTCTCCttgtagaattttaaataaattgtttagTGCATAATTAGGTATTCCTAAAGTTAAAGTAGTGCATCGCTGATTATTATCTCCTAATGGtctttgaaagttgtttttaaattgtcttgTCTAATGAGTGTTTCTTGTGGTTTAACAGTTCTATTAACTCATTGTTCCAAATATTGCACAGTATGTTCTGTGTACCGTTTCAGGTACAATAAGATGCCCATTTATATGTAGCATACTGCGAGTTGTATCATCCGGGTTGTAGCTCTTCCTTTCTGGAGGTGGCTAATGGCGTTCATGCTTATGAGCCTAAGGGAAAGGCTGCCTCATGGGAACTAAAACCTCTCCTATGCAGTATTGACACATAGCAGGGGATTTGGTCAAGCCTTGAGATAATACAATCTGTTGATAAAAATTAGAGAAttcccctttaattccagcacttgggaggcagaggcaggaaccagaaaaaaaaaaattttagagaATTCCAGGAGAAAAAGAATTCTGCATGCCCATTTTCCAGCTGTTCTGAGTGACTGGTGAAGACTGCGTAGCTTTGTAGCTAATTTTGCTCTGTGTCTGTAGGTTCCCACATTTCTATAAAATTTCAGAAAGTCAATAGCATTTCCTTCCTGAGGTGTAATTACTCCCTGGTGATCTTCGTTGGAATTATCAAAAGCCAGTTGTTCGCTAAGAACTTGATCTTGCTCCTCTCTGATCATTGCTCAGGAGCATCTTTCTGGCTTCCCGTGAAATCAGCATAGGCCTCAGAGGGACCTTGTATGCGGTTACAGACTAGACCAAGGGGTCAGATCCCGATGCAGTTTTTATCCAAGCAACTGTAGCTCTGTCCTGAACGTGGAAGGGCTGCTGGAGGTAGATCACGCTACTGATGCTCATTCTGGAAACTAGGAATACTTGCAGGCAACCTAATAGGATTGCAGTACTTGagctcttcctttttaaagaaaatggtatACACTCTCTGCATCAGACATGGCCTCCGCTGGCTTCTGCCCCATTATTTATTCTCAGTCACCTATGTGCGTCCCTGACTTCAGATTCCTGTTCTGAGCTCCATGTATCACTCAACTGTCCCAGAACAGTGGCTCCTGGGAAAATGGAATTGATAAATGAGGTGGCTTAAAGTCTCACACAGTCGCCAACTTTGATCGgagcatcagacagtttatacTCTGGGGCTTAAGAGGATTTATGTAAATGTACAATTACAAGCCTCACGTGGTGGAGCAAGCTGAAGGCAGCAAAAACGTTTCCCATAGAGGCatgtaaagaaataataatagccagttgtaatgaataatctgaagtaaACTCTATCTGCTACATCTGGGAGGGGCACAAAAGCAGAATCTAAGAACAATTCcatgtgttttgaagaaacaggtcacaagactcttgtctttgtttcttggagttttcttacAAGCACTCAGAAATCTCTCATGATTCCAATTTTGAGCCCTGTTCTGACAGTTACTCTGCTGGTTCTGGTGTTCACGGAGACCCACAATTAtagaagttgattttttttttcccctttttctgtTGCAGTCTTACCATTAAGTTGACAGTGGATGAAGAGCTGGCGCGTTGCTTTTTGaagtacatgtgtatgcacgAGAAAGCATATATAATGGCTGGTTTCGCTGTTGGTTGAGGGCATTTGTGAAAGAACTTTGCACCTCAGTTCCTGCTTCATGTTTGGATATGTAGAACATCACGTGGGTACAATCAGATAAATGTAGAAGCGAATCATTCAGTGTGCTTAATGTGATTATGTGTATTGAATAACAGTTGATAATATTTGTTTAAAGCATAGCTATGCCCTCAAAATCTAAAATAACATGGATTATTGTTAGAATCTACATCTTGATTGGCAACATCAAGTACTTTTTATaatcacaccaccaccaccacaccccacagAACCAAGAACAATCACTTAATTGAAACATGACTCCTCGACATTTTGAGCTTCTCCTCCCTACACAAACCTGGCCCTCTTACTATATTTATCTATGTaattgtgcaagtgtgtgtgtgtgcgcgcgcgagtgtgtgtgtgtgtgtgtttaattcaaCCATTGTATCCAGTTCTCTCCTATCAAGATTGCACCGTGATCTAGGGACAGATTCTTGCTCTGACAGAGCTCTAAAGGGATGCTGGCACCAAATGCACCCGGAGATTTAAGACTCACTTCGATAGTCAGACTGCCCATGCTGAGTCCAGCCTCAGGAGGAAATAAGGAAAATGGGCCAGATGAGGAAGGCTGTTGCTGCCTCGGgtcctccacccacccagccatCTGAGTAGCGGGGCCAGCACACCCATGTCACATGCTACATGCCTTCTTAACAATCTAACTTTGGAATTTACAAATCATTGTTTCCTTAAGAAAACAATTAGAAAAGGTGGTTCATTTCTATCATTACATTATTTCTTTGTAAGTTAAACAAGTTACTGGCTGGGCTAGATAAAGCATACATCATTTATGACTTTTTTTAAGTGGGGAAAATGCTCTGAATTTCAAAGGACAATGACTGAACCACAACGCATTTGAGTTGTTGCAGAATTATACACACTTGTAGCGTTTCTTGGCTTCAGGGTACAGGAGAACTGAAGGAGAGAGCTCTTTGGTTGACAAAGCCATGGGACAGACCCTCTTCCTGCACCAGACCAGGCATAGGTAGCAGAGCTTGGCGAGCGGCTCTCAGAAGCAACAAGGCCAGGGAGCAGCTAGTCCCATGTGCCATTAAAACCCTCTCCACCAGACTTACTGGGTTCAAGGAGATCCTAGATTCACTTCCTGCTGTGTTTAGGGCCTTTTTATGAGAAGGTGGTCAGAACCCCAGCAGGGCTCCTGGCTGTGTACTGGAGGTGTGGACTCTGGTTTTTTGATGTGGTCTGCTTCTTGTAGCTTCTCTTCTCACCCTGCCACTCTGGGCCTGAGAGTGTCCAGCTTCCACTCAGATGTAGAGTCTTCACCCTCACAGCAAAGCATGActcttgttttggggttttttgttgttgttgttttgttttgtttttcaagacagggtttctctgtgtagccctggctatcctggaactcactctgtagaccaggctggccttgaactcagaaatctgcctgcctctgcctcccgagtgctgggattaaaggcttgcgccaccatgcccggctgcaaaGTGTGACTCTTGAGCTTGTTTGGGAGTGCAGGACAATGGGGGCAATGACTGGTGACCCAAAAATATCACTGGTCTTCCTGCCACGTGGGTTAAAACAGATTTATCAAAGATACCTTCCTAATTAAGCCTGGGAACTTTGCTTGAGTGCATTTGatgccaactttttttttctggagctctGTCGGCAAGAAATGTGTCCTAGGAGCTCAGTGCCATTTTGAGAGAAACATTTTGTTGTTTCGGGCAGAACTGGGGATAATGGAAGTATGTTGCTGAATATAAAAAGAGGCCCCAGCTGTATAGGTAAAGGAACTCCTTTTACCTCAAGGATTTGTCCTCTAGTGTACGTTTGAGGTTCTTCCATCAGTTTCTATATTGGATGCCATCCTATCAGGCTTTCCTGAAGTAACAACTTCTTTTGGACTCCCACAAAGATTGCTGGTTCTCCCCTGGGAGCTTCTTGGATATGGAGCCCGACCTACCAGCCTGTGCATCGGAGCCCTGGAACATATTGTCACTGCCCTGCCTACCTACATAACTCTAAGCCAATAATTATCAGTTGCCATGTTCATCAGTCagtgtggggttttgttgttcttttacgGTCATTGGTGTTCTTGTTAGTAAAACTTAACAGCCCACCCTGTGTGGTGTGCTCTCAATGGTACTTCCATTAAACCCTGGTTTTTTAGGGCTTTACAACTGAATAATTGGGAGTTACTGGGCGTATCATTAGTTAATGTAAGAGTGGAAATCAGAGGGATAgcaggttttcttgttttgttttcagaacatGTCTCTTGTTGCCTTAAGGGTAGGATGTTTCTGGGTTCAGGGAAGAATCaagaaaagctaaaataaaatgaataaccaGTAGCcaaatgaggaaaataatctggaaagattttctgttttgttttaacctaAAAACAATCCTGCTTTCAGAACAAACAGTGTAGGCCATGAAAAGACAGATTGTCACTAAGTGTTTGGTCTTAAAGGAGTCAATTATAGAATTTGTTGACATGGCCTCACAATAATTCTTAAATAAGTACAGTAAAGNTAGTTGAGATGTGTACAAGGATAGTTTTTGTGAAGTTGAAGTTTTTGGCTTTGCAATGTTCAGTTCTTTACAAAGCCTCCCTCCCGCCTTTGTTGGTCTTACTGTCTGTCAGTAGTGGTTAACAGTCTGTCTGTTTCTCATGACACACCTCACGGGTGGCCTCACCTAGACAGCTTTTGGAAGCTGTGGATTGGAGATAGCCACACTCTGTTTCTGGTAAGATACTGCCTCATTCTCAGTGGTTGCCTACACTTATCAACTGGTGCCATGTATTCCTCCTCAAATGCCAAGATTACAAACTGCAGGTTTCATGGGCCTTTGAATCCTTCCAGCGTTTAGAGAAGCAGGCGCCTAACTGAACCAGCTGCTGGAGAGCAGTGGATGCTTTCAGGCAAAACTGATCATAATTTCGGATTTCTGCCAACGGAAACAACAATGGATGATGGCAATTGGGACTGAGATTTCCTGCTTGCTTCTAGCTGCAGAGCCCGTCTGAGGACTTGGCCTGTCTCATGTGCACATCCGGGATGGAGCTCTGGTCCCTGTGCTCAAGGAGCTTCCTGGTGGGGCACACCGTTACAGCACCTAGATGAAAAGTGATTAGTGATAGCTCTCAGTGAGGAGAGCAGACTTGTCTTGGGCATTTTTTATATAGTTGAAGAACTCACAAAaaaacttcctgtctctgtctcccaaattctgagatgaaaggcatgtggCTGGCTTAGTAAactggttgtgtgtgtatatgtgtaaatgaaTATCTTTCACGAGCCAACTGTGGTGTCTCGTGCCTTTggtatcccagcacttgggaggcagaggcagtcagataagttcaaggacagcttggtctacagagaattACAGGGCAACCAGGGTTATACAGggaaatgtctcaaaaaaaacatcATTCCAAGATTGTAGTGTTCATCAGTGCAACTATTCAAGTGTACAATGTAACAGGATTATTTCCCACTCCTTGGGTAGAGGCCCAGCTGCCCCTGGTTGACACTGAAGTCCTGAAGTAGACACTANTTTTTATATGTGCTCTGTAAGAGGTCTTGTAAtactttttgagattatgattttTTCACTTATTGAATAATGTCAAATTTGATGTATTTTACAGTCTATGCATTTTAAGTTAAGCTGCCTGAAGTGTGGTTTGAGACATGTATGTTTATACTGTAAGCAATGGAAGATACTAGGTTTCGTCACCTGCTGCTGTATTtggaaacaaagacaaatgtTGCCTGAAGGAGTAATTAATTAGAAGTAGGTTATTGATGTGATCATTGATATTTTTAAGGTAaacttgtttgcttttgtgtgtaaTACCTGAAAgcttttttaagaaaatgtattttcgtgatttcatggtttctttgtgtattttattacTTGGGCCCAATTCTAGGCTTCCCTAAACAAGTTCAGAGCC
The sequence above is drawn from the Mus pahari chromosome 8, PAHARI_EIJ_v1.1, whole genome shotgun sequence genome and encodes:
- the Mapk1ip1l gene encoding MAPK-interacting and spindle-stabilizing protein-like isoform X1; this translates as MSDEFSLADALPEQSSAKPPAGTNTKAGHSSQGWPGSSPWSNPSAPPAMPSGLPPSSAAPSTVPFGPVPTGMYPSMPPTGPPPGPPGPFPPPGPSCPPPGVPYPAPAVPGPGPTGPYATPNMPMPELPRPYGAPTDPAAAGSLGPWGSISSGPWAPGIAGQHPNMPYRSPGPYPTVPPPVSGAPPVPWGTVPPGAWGPPAPYPGPAGSYPTPGPHPSLNNPYQVPSGPAGAPPMPGGPHSYH
- the Mapk1ip1l gene encoding MAPK-interacting and spindle-stabilizing protein-like isoform X2 produces the protein MSDEFSLADALPEQSSAKPPAGTNTKAGHSSQGWPGSSPWSNPSAPPAMPSGLPPSSAAPSTVPFGPVPTGMYPSMPPTGPPPGPPGPFPPPGPSCPPPGVPYPAPAVPGPGPTGPYATPNMPMPELPRPYGAPTDPAAAGSLGPWGSISSGPWAPGIAGQHPNMPYRSPGPYPTVPPPVSGAPPVPWGTVPPGAWGPPAPYPGPAGSYPTPGPHPSLNNPYQVPSGPAGAPPMPGGPHKVNEVPGGSLSDESDQESSPGSTGQRKLLKVDDKPIRKRRPKRKSKPVTWGDIKNLTYQAETLGKQQGYNTNDPKMMLLCLITILHVNSQHDHSDPN